The proteins below are encoded in one region of Delphinus delphis chromosome 4, mDelDel1.2, whole genome shotgun sequence:
- the ACKR4 gene encoding atypical chemokine receptor 4: MALEHNQSTDYYYEENEMNDTHDYSQYEVICIKEEVRKFAKVFLPAFFTIAFIIGLAGNSMIVAIYAHYKKRRTKTDVYILNLAVADLLLLFTLPFWAVNAVHGWVLGKIMCKVTSALYTVNFVSGMQFLACISIDRYWAVTKAPSQSGVQKQCWLICSCVWMAAILLSIPQLVFYTVNHKARCIPIFPYHLGTSMKASIQMLEICVGFVIPFLIMAVCYFITAKTLIKMPNTTKSRPLKILLTVVIVFLVTQLPYNIVKFCQAIDIIYSLITNCDMSKRMDVAIQITESIALFHSCLNPVLYVFMGNSFKIYIMKVAKKYGSWRRQRQNVEEIPFDSEDATEPTSTFSI; this comes from the coding sequence ATGGCTTTGGAACACAACCAGTCAACAGATTACTATtatgaggaaaatgaaatgaatgacacTCATGACTATAGTCAGTATGAAGTGATCTGTATAAAAGAAGAGGTCAGAAAATTTGCAAAAGTTTTCCTGCCTGCCTTCTTCACAATAGCTTTCATCATTGGACTTGCAGGCAATTCTATGATAGTGGCGATTTATGCCCATTACAAAAAGAGGCGAACCAAAACAGATGTGTACATCCTGAATTTGGCAGTGGCAGATTTACTCCTTCTATTCACTCTGCCTTTTTGGGCAGTTAATGCAGTTCATGGGTGGGTTTTAGGGAAAATCATGTGCAAAGTCACTTCAGCCTTGTACACGGTCAACTTTGTCTCTGGAATGCAGTTTCTGGCTTGTATCAGCATAGACAGATATTGGGCAGTAACTAAAGCTCCCAGTCAATCGGGAGTGCAAAAACAATGCTGGCTCATCTGTTCCTGTGTCTGGATGGCTGCCATCTTGCTGAGTATACCTCAGCTGGTTTTTTATACAGTAAATCACAAGGCTAGGTGCATTCCCATCTTTCCATACCACCTAGGAACATCAATGAAAGCATCAATTCAAATGCTGGAAATTTGCGTTGGATTTGTAATACCCTTTCTTATTATGGCAGTGTGCTACTTCATCACGGCAAAGACGCTCATCAAGATGCCAAACACTACAAAATCTCGGCCCCTCAAAATTCTGCTCACAGTGGTCATAGTTTTCCTTGTCACTCAGCTGCCTTATAACATTGTCAAGTTCTGCCAAGCCATAGATATCATCTACTCCCTGATCACCAACTGCGACATGAGCAAACGTATGGATGTTGCCATCCAAATCACAGAGAGCATTGCACTCTTTCACAGCTGCCTCAACCCGGTCCTGTATGTTTTTATGGGAAACTCTTTTAAAATCTACATCATGAAAGTTGCCAAGAAATATGGGTCCTGgagaagacaaagacaaaatgTGGAGGAGATTCCTTTCGATTCTGAAGATGCTACAGAGCCAACCAGTACTTTcagcatttaa